Proteins encoded in a region of the Hippopotamus amphibius kiboko isolate mHipAmp2 chromosome 11, mHipAmp2.hap2, whole genome shotgun sequence genome:
- the LOC130831272 gene encoding elongation factor 1-delta-like → MLRPGVWSPCHLRTGMARPAPSESGLLEGGLMQASPGVCEEAPSPTSQAVLVSPPPPNRKMATNFLVHEKIWFDTFKYDDAERKFYEQMNGPVAGSSRQEDGASVILRDIARARENTQKSLAGRSGPGASSGPSGDHSELVIRIASLEVEKQSLRGVVQDLQRAVSKLEARLRVLEKSSPAHRATAPQTQHVSPTRQVEPPTRKVATATEDDEDDDLDLFGSDEEEDKEAARLREERLRQYAEKKAKKPALGAKSSILLDVKPWDGETDLAQLEACVCSIQLDGLTWGGSKLVPVGYGIHKLQIQCVAEDDKVGTDLLEEEVTKSEEHVQSVDVAAFNKI, encoded by the coding sequence ATGCTCCGCCCTGGAGTCTGGAGCCCTTGTCACCTGAGGACTGGGATGGCCCGCCCTGCACCTTCAGAGTCTGGGCTCCTGGAAGGGGGACTCATGCAGGCCAGTCCTGGGGTCTGCGAGGAGGCACCCTCTCCTACCAGCCAGGCTGTCTTAGTCTCTCCTCCGCCTCCCAACAGGAAAATGGCCACAAACTTCCTAGTGCATGAGAAGATCTGGTTTGACACGTTCAAATACGATGATGCAGAAAGGAAATTCTACGAGCAGATGAACGGGCCCGTGGCTGGCTCCTCACGCCAGGAGGATGGCGCCAGCGTGATCCTCCGTGACATCGCGAGAGCCAGAGAAAACACCCAGAAGTCTCTGGCCGGACGCTCAGGCCCTGGGGCCTCCAGCGGGCCCAGTGGAGACCACAGTGAGCTGGTCATCCGGATTGCCAGTCTGGAAGTGGAGAAGCAGAGCCTGCGAGGGGTGGTGCAGGACTTACAGCGGGCCGTCTCCAAGCTGGAGGCCCGGCTGAGGGTGCTAGAGAAGAGCTCACCCGCCCACCGGGCCACAGCCCCGCAGACCCAGCACGTGTCTCCCACGCGCCAAGtggagccccccaccaggaaggTGGCCACCGCCACAGAGGACGACGAGGACGATGACCTTGACCTGTTTGGCAGCGACGAGGAGGAGGACAAGGAGGCTGCCCGGCTGCGAGAGGAGAGGCTGCGGCAGTACGCTGAGAAGAAGGCCAAGAAGCCTGCTCTGGGGGCCAAGTCCTCCATCCTCCTGGACGTCAAACCTTGGGACGGCGAGACGGACCTGGCCCAGCTGGAGGCCTGTGTGTGCTCCATCCAGCTGGACGGGCTGACCTGGGGGGGCTCCAAGCTGGTGCCCGTGGGCTATGGCATCCACAAGCTGCAGATCCAGTGTGTGGCGGAGGACGACAAGGTGGGCACGGACCTGCTGGAGGAGGAGGTCACCAAGTCCGAGGAGCACGTGCAGAGTGTTGACGTTGCTGCTTTCAACAAGATCTAA